The proteins below are encoded in one region of bacterium:
- the rsmD gene encoding 16S rRNA (guanine(966)-N(2))-methyltransferase RsmD, whose protein sequence is MRVIAGTRKGHLLLAPRHRQVRPTSSRARTVLFDVLGQETRATRVLDLFAGAGGLGIEALSRGAAWVDFVESSRQHAQLIQKNLQKTHLDDHAAVLVEDAFAFLARRGEAHPPYDLVLADPPYDFDGYSRLLQALAAPALLAASGRLVLETSVRLRLPPAPSGLQLRSERRISETRLLFYQRE, encoded by the coding sequence ATGCGAGTGATCGCCGGCACGCGCAAGGGCCACTTGTTGCTGGCGCCGCGCCACCGGCAGGTGCGCCCGACCAGCAGCCGCGCCCGCACGGTTTTGTTCGACGTGCTGGGGCAGGAAACTCGTGCCACGCGCGTGCTCGATCTGTTTGCGGGTGCGGGTGGTCTGGGCATCGAAGCGCTCAGCCGGGGCGCCGCCTGGGTCGATTTCGTGGAAAGCAGCCGCCAGCACGCCCAGCTCATTCAGAAGAATTTGCAGAAAACGCATCTTGACGACCACGCGGCCGTGCTGGTTGAAGATGCGTTTGCTTTTTTGGCTCGCCGGGGCGAGGCCCACCCGCCTTATGATCTTGTCCTGGCCGATCCACCTTACGACTTTGACGGCTACTCCCGGCTGTTGCAGGCGCTGGCCGCACCCGCACTGCTGGCGGCCTCCGGCAGGCTCGTGCTGGAAACCTCCGTTCGCCTCCGCCTGCCCCCGGCACCTTCAGGACTACAACTCCGGTCGGAACGACGCATCAGTGAAACCAGGCTGTTATTCTACCAACGGGAATAA
- a CDS encoding type II secretion system protein M, translated as MVDINLLGDDDASEDRQSEENYAKTVNLDEPSKANEAGTTSFGRETAGTSFQRDTIGSSFARKSLETQSEGSSRTKAYLIVLGLILAALTAVFFMIPRGERKATTQMPPIQTQPDEPLAGGETTGLDSAAGMTTTPPEPTGLEAFETLAPREREVVASTRTGMWAVMSLVRSFAAPNNFTLITYHGDRNNRFLVEFLSSSSDATSTLTSAIQANVSPSDLKTVSESEQPSSGGALRKVLVAGTMDDRAGLAGFRGTLNRMSGEQVTAWLRELAQRQGLSIKSMRTGQAEAAGAGTPMQIHLAGANAGIQGFLQEFTDANPNLTIAKIILCPVDHKTFSDENLDLVMNFNLVEML; from the coding sequence ATGGTCGACATTAATCTATTGGGAGACGACGACGCGAGCGAGGACCGCCAAAGCGAAGAGAATTACGCCAAAACGGTGAACCTCGATGAGCCCAGCAAGGCCAATGAGGCGGGCACGACTTCGTTTGGCCGTGAAACCGCGGGAACGAGCTTTCAACGTGACACCATCGGCTCTTCCTTCGCGCGCAAATCGCTGGAGACGCAGAGCGAAGGCTCCTCCCGCACCAAGGCCTATCTCATTGTCCTTGGCTTGATTCTGGCGGCCCTGACCGCGGTCTTCTTCATGATCCCGCGCGGCGAGCGCAAAGCGACCACGCAAATGCCTCCCATTCAAACCCAACCCGACGAGCCGTTGGCGGGCGGTGAAACCACCGGTCTCGATTCGGCCGCGGGCATGACCACCACCCCGCCGGAACCCACCGGGCTGGAGGCGTTCGAGACGCTTGCGCCGCGTGAGCGGGAAGTGGTTGCCTCCACCCGCACAGGCATGTGGGCGGTGATGTCGCTGGTGCGTTCCTTCGCGGCCCCCAACAATTTCACGTTGATCACCTATCACGGCGACCGCAACAATCGTTTTCTGGTGGAGTTTCTCTCCAGCTCCTCTGATGCCACCAGCACGCTGACCAGCGCCATTCAAGCCAACGTCTCGCCCAGCGATTTGAAAACCGTTTCGGAATCCGAGCAGCCCAGCAGCGGCGGCGCGTTGCGCAAAGTTCTGGTTGCCGGCACGATGGATGACCGTGCCGGGCTGGCCGGCTTTCGCGGCACGCTCAATCGCATGAGCGGCGAGCAGGTGACCGCCTGGCTGCGCGAATTGGCGCAGCGCCAGGGCTTGAGCATCAAAAGCATGCGCACCGGCCAGGCCGAAGCCGCGGGCGCCGGCACACCCATGCAGATTCATCTCGCCGGCGCCAACGCCGGTATCCAGGGCTTCCTGCAGGAATTCACCGATGCCAATCCCAACCTCACCATCGCGAAGATCATCCTCTGCCCGGTGGATCATAAGACGTTCAGCGATGAGAATTTGGATTTGGTGATGAATTTCAATCTTGTCGAGATGCTCTGA
- the pilM gene encoding pilus assembly protein PilM produces MTMVDASSQGIVGVSIRETTLRLTEISRANGEAKITRLAQGRVRAPLQITSFKDNALIHKFAEDVNRLYEVSDFQARRAVFTLDSNAVLIKKIPVDMSLKGSRLKDHVDWEVEQCVINSLTDYHIAYEYYEPGAGQEFAEVVVVIVRKMVVDFLKEIFHNTDLRLRAVDVDVFAAQRVVEANYDFAETPWVALVDVRRENLQFSILQNAKFFAAQEVEYPLEDQNDVTNMDRDFLPRIISKELRRIVLENKLGKGVDELNAIFVYGDHVTDRLVEALQNSHNVRIDRANPFRRLKTAPVVGDLSMQENPETFVVSVGAALKKL; encoded by the coding sequence ATGACTATGGTGGACGCTTCTTCACAAGGGATTGTGGGCGTAAGCATTCGTGAGACGACTTTGCGCCTGACCGAAATCTCGCGGGCAAACGGCGAGGCCAAGATTACCCGGCTGGCGCAGGGCCGGGTGCGGGCACCGCTGCAGATTACTTCCTTCAAGGACAACGCGCTGATCCACAAATTCGCCGAAGACGTCAACCGCTTGTACGAGGTCTCCGACTTTCAGGCCCGCCGCGCTGTTTTCACTCTCGATTCCAATGCGGTATTGATCAAGAAGATCCCGGTCGATATGAGCTTGAAGGGCAGCCGCCTGAAAGACCACGTCGACTGGGAAGTGGAACAATGTGTGATCAATTCGCTCACCGACTATCACATTGCCTACGAATACTACGAACCGGGCGCCGGCCAGGAGTTCGCCGAAGTCGTGGTGGTGATCGTGCGCAAGATGGTTGTGGATTTTCTGAAGGAGATTTTCCACAACACGGACCTGCGCCTGCGCGCGGTGGACGTCGACGTGTTCGCGGCGCAGCGCGTGGTTGAAGCCAACTACGATTTTGCCGAAACACCATGGGTGGCTCTGGTGGATGTGCGGCGGGAAAACCTGCAATTCTCCATCCTGCAGAACGCCAAGTTTTTTGCCGCGCAGGAGGTCGAATATCCCCTGGAAGACCAGAACGACGTGACCAACATGGATCGCGACTTTCTGCCGCGCATCATCTCCAAGGAACTGCGGCGCATTGTTCTGGAGAACAAGCTCGGCAAGGGCGTGGACGAATTGAACGCCATATTTGTCTACGGCGATCACGTCACCGATCGGCTGGTCGAGGCTCTGCAGAACAGCCACAACGTCCGCATCGACCGCGCCAATCCTTTTCGCAGACTGAAAACGGCGCCTGTCGTTGGCGATCTCTCCATGCAGGAGAATCCCGAAACCTTCGTGGTCTCCGTCGGCGCGGCGCTGAAGAAATTATAG
- a CDS encoding helix-hairpin-helix domain-containing protein produces the protein MWGLTRQEQRATIFLLAAFGAGCVVMFYRQQLPPPPLDPEQAAVMDDFVRAVQERARPVPSDTAAAAFAKPVAARVNLNAATPAELTALPGIGPVMAQRIVDYRTRQGRFRSVTELAKVRGIGKKRLAELAPLVTVD, from the coding sequence ATGTGGGGGCTGACCAGACAAGAACAGCGCGCGACAATATTCTTGTTGGCGGCATTTGGCGCCGGCTGTGTGGTGATGTTCTATCGGCAGCAATTGCCGCCGCCTCCGCTCGATCCGGAGCAGGCCGCGGTGATGGACGATTTCGTGCGGGCCGTGCAGGAGCGCGCGCGCCCGGTGCCGTCCGACACGGCTGCGGCTGCTTTCGCCAAACCGGTTGCGGCCCGTGTGAATCTCAACGCCGCCACGCCGGCGGAATTGACGGCTTTGCCCGGCATCGGGCCGGTGATGGCGCAACGCATTGTCGACTACCGCACCCGGCAGGGCCGGTTTCGCAGCGTGACCGAGCTGGCCAAAGTCCGGGGCATCGGCAAGAAGCGACTGGCCGAGCTGGCGCCGCTGGTGACCGTTGATTGA
- the dnaJ gene encoding molecular chaperone DnaJ, producing MPKRDYYEVLGLQKSASEEDIKKAYRKLAMQYHPDRNSGDKTAEEKFKEIAEAYEVLRDPQKRATYDRFGHAGLRGGAGGGFSDFEFDLSDALRTFMSEGIFGEFFGGGRSGRRRGESPRGSDLQVRLNLTLEEIATGVTKKIKIKAYTRCDACEGLGGAKGSKPVTCPACGGTGEIRHRSNTIFGQFINVTTCPQCEGEGRIVKEVCMSCRGQGRVEGEKTLSVEIPAGVASGNYLTIRGEGHVGPRGGAPGDVIVVIGEREHEHFERHGDDVLYELPISLTQAVLGDRVTIPTLEGEAILEIQAGTQSGRILRMRGKGIPHLNGYGRGDQLVRVLVWIPTKLSAKEREAFLQLAKLDGLKPPSDSRSFFQKMKEAFS from the coding sequence ATGCCCAAACGAGATTATTACGAAGTGCTCGGCCTGCAAAAGAGTGCTTCGGAAGAGGACATCAAGAAGGCCTACCGCAAGCTGGCGATGCAGTACCACCCGGACCGCAACTCCGGCGACAAGACGGCGGAGGAGAAATTCAAAGAAATCGCGGAAGCCTACGAAGTGCTGCGCGATCCGCAGAAGCGCGCGACCTACGACCGCTTTGGTCATGCCGGCCTGCGCGGCGGCGCCGGTGGCGGCTTCAGCGATTTTGAATTCGACCTCTCGGACGCCTTGCGCACCTTCATGTCCGAGGGCATCTTCGGTGAGTTCTTTGGCGGCGGGCGTTCCGGCCGGCGCCGCGGTGAAAGCCCGCGCGGCAGCGATTTGCAGGTGCGCCTGAATCTCACCCTCGAGGAGATCGCAACCGGCGTCACCAAGAAGATCAAGATCAAAGCCTACACCCGCTGCGACGCCTGTGAAGGCCTGGGCGGCGCCAAGGGCAGCAAACCGGTCACTTGTCCGGCGTGCGGCGGCACCGGCGAGATTCGGCACCGGTCGAACACGATTTTTGGACAGTTCATCAACGTTACCACCTGCCCGCAGTGCGAGGGCGAAGGCCGCATCGTCAAAGAAGTGTGCATGTCCTGTCGCGGGCAGGGCCGGGTTGAAGGTGAGAAAACGCTGTCGGTGGAAATACCCGCCGGTGTTGCTTCCGGCAATTACCTCACCATCCGCGGCGAGGGGCATGTCGGCCCCCGCGGCGGCGCACCCGGCGACGTTATCGTGGTGATTGGCGAGCGGGAGCACGAGCATTTCGAGCGGCACGGCGACGATGTTCTTTATGAATTGCCGATCAGCCTCACGCAGGCTGTGCTCGGTGATCGCGTCACCATCCCGACGCTGGAGGGCGAGGCGATTTTGGAGATCCAAGCCGGGACGCAATCGGGCCGCATTTTGCGGATGCGCGGCAAGGGCATCCCGCATTTGAACGGCTATGGCCGGGGCGACCAGCTTGTGCGGGTTTTGGTGTGGATTCCGACCAAGCTCTCCGCCAAGGAACGGGAGGCCTTCCTGCAGCTTGCGAAGCTCGACGGCTTGAAACCGCCCTCGGACAGCCGGAGTTTCTTCCAGAAAATGAAGGAAGCATTTTCCTAA
- the grpE gene encoding nucleotide exchange factor GrpE → MSKHNQEIPVAQTQTEAAGDEQPETVTGDAAPVFEGASNGNGHTAEPAGPEKLAEETAAEAAIAEATPPAEGVGNLFDEAPLEEAVTEEGAKKSKLFAKRKSTNAELEKLKAAHEKLASEHDSLKDRYLRLAAELENFRKRTDRDFHSRLQSAFAGLITDLLPIIDDLERPLSAKDQVKDYDSLLNGMVLIHQKFLKVLEDRGVKPMTTIDTEFNPVFHQAVSAKVVEGKPAGLVVEELQRGYLFNDRVLRAAQVIVSQEQPPSDSNAA, encoded by the coding sequence ATGAGCAAGCACAACCAAGAAATTCCCGTTGCACAGACGCAAACCGAAGCTGCCGGAGACGAACAGCCGGAGACCGTGACCGGCGACGCCGCACCGGTGTTCGAAGGCGCCAGCAACGGTAATGGCCATACGGCGGAGCCCGCCGGCCCCGAGAAGCTGGCGGAAGAGACCGCAGCCGAGGCCGCCATCGCTGAGGCCACGCCGCCAGCGGAAGGAGTCGGCAACCTGTTTGATGAAGCCCCGCTCGAGGAAGCCGTCACCGAAGAGGGCGCCAAGAAATCCAAGCTGTTTGCCAAGCGCAAGAGCACGAATGCCGAGCTGGAAAAACTGAAGGCAGCGCATGAGAAGCTGGCGAGCGAACATGACAGCCTGAAGGATCGTTACCTGCGGCTGGCCGCGGAGCTGGAGAATTTCCGCAAGCGCACCGACCGCGATTTCCACAGCCGCCTGCAAAGCGCCTTCGCCGGCCTGATCACGGATTTACTGCCGATCATCGACGATTTGGAGCGGCCGCTCAGTGCCAAGGATCAGGTCAAGGACTACGATTCACTGCTCAACGGCATGGTGCTGATTCATCAGAAGTTTCTCAAGGTCTTGGAAGATCGCGGCGTGAAGCCTATGACCACGATCGATACCGAATTCAATCCGGTGTTTCATCAGGCGGTCTCGGCGAAAGTGGTGGAAGGCAAACCCGCGGGACTGGTCGTGGAGGAGTTGCAGCGCGGCTACCTGTTCAACGACCGTGTGTTGCGGGCCGCGCAAGTCATCGTCAGCCAGGAACAACCCCCGTCAGATTCGAACGCGGCCTAG
- the hrcA gene encoding heat-inducible transcriptional repressor HrcA — protein MEAIKSHEPLTERERLVLNLIVENFIRSAVPVGSRMIAKKVGMTLSSATIRNVMGDLEERGYLTHPHTSAGRVPTDKGYRFYVDSLMGVEALSEPEKQKITAQLVRVSKEVDVILDAASQVLARVSSQLGVVLSPRFFQGIFTKIELVPVADKKVLMVLTINSGLVRTIMLKMDAEVSREVLECTAEVINERLNGLSLQEIKRTLDGRLRDLNVANPELVLTIANSMAPQLEQVVHRNFHFGGTNNIMAQPEFSDQQKLSNVLNLLESREILIHLFEQNDSMGDLSIAIGEENREELIKYCSLITTSYHIGGVSGTLGVLGPTRMHYSKVVALVDFMAKALSNILTEEAGGSSAAN, from the coding sequence ATGGAAGCGATCAAAAGTCATGAGCCGCTGACTGAGCGCGAGCGCTTGGTTCTCAACTTGATTGTTGAGAATTTCATCCGCAGCGCGGTGCCGGTCGGTTCCCGCATGATTGCCAAGAAAGTCGGCATGACTCTGAGCTCGGCCACGATTCGCAACGTCATGGGCGATCTCGAAGAGCGCGGCTATCTGACGCATCCGCACACCTCGGCGGGCCGCGTGCCGACGGACAAGGGCTACCGTTTCTATGTCGATTCGCTGATGGGCGTCGAGGCGCTCTCGGAGCCGGAGAAGCAGAAGATCACCGCGCAACTCGTGCGCGTGTCCAAAGAGGTCGACGTCATTCTCGATGCCGCCTCGCAGGTGCTGGCGCGCGTCTCGAGCCAGCTCGGCGTGGTGCTGTCGCCGCGCTTTTTTCAGGGCATTTTCACCAAGATCGAGCTGGTCCCGGTTGCGGACAAGAAGGTGTTGATGGTGTTGACCATCAACTCCGGCCTGGTGCGTACGATCATGCTCAAGATGGATGCCGAAGTTTCGCGCGAAGTGTTGGAGTGCACTGCGGAAGTGATCAACGAGCGCCTGAACGGCCTGAGCCTGCAGGAAATCAAGCGCACGCTCGATGGCCGGCTGCGCGACCTCAACGTCGCCAACCCGGAGTTGGTGCTCACCATCGCCAATTCGATGGCGCCACAGCTCGAACAAGTGGTCCATCGCAATTTCCATTTTGGCGGCACCAACAACATCATGGCGCAGCCGGAGTTCTCCGATCAGCAGAAGCTCTCCAATGTGCTCAATCTGCTGGAAAGCCGGGAGATTTTGATTCATCTCTTCGAGCAGAATGACAGCATGGGCGATTTGTCGATCGCCATCGGCGAGGAGAATCGCGAAGAACTGATCAAGTACTGCAGCTTGATCACGACCTCGTATCACATCGGCGGCGTTTCCGGCACGCTCGGCGTGCTGGGGCCGACGCGCATGCACTATTCCAAAGTCGTGGCGCTGGTGGATTTTATGGCCAAGGCGCTGAGCAACATCTTGACGGAGGAAGCGGGCGGCAGCAGTGCGGCGAACTAG
- a CDS encoding DUF309 domain-containing protein, with protein MRPAPPHAAQLTPKLSEQDRADLAHGVALFNAGEYWEAHEAWEQIWQRHPEAWRFFVQGLIQAAAAHHQIRRGIRHGAIKHLKNALVKLEVAPPDFAGLALAAFREYLQALLQALEATPEGGEPWEKQSLQPLHWHRQAELPAASAPDDATAFPQ; from the coding sequence CTGCGGCCGGCGCCCCCGCACGCCGCGCAGCTCACGCCGAAGCTGAGTGAGCAGGATCGCGCCGATCTCGCACACGGTGTCGCGCTATTCAACGCCGGCGAGTATTGGGAAGCGCACGAAGCCTGGGAGCAAATCTGGCAGCGCCACCCGGAAGCCTGGCGCTTCTTCGTGCAGGGTTTGATTCAAGCGGCCGCCGCGCACCATCAAATCCGCCGGGGCATTCGCCACGGCGCGATCAAACATCTCAAGAATGCGCTGGTCAAACTGGAGGTGGCGCCGCCTGATTTCGCCGGCCTCGCGCTCGCGGCGTTCCGTGAGTATTTGCAGGCTTTGCTGCAGGCTCTCGAGGCAACGCCGGAGGGTGGCGAGCCGTGGGAGAAGCAATCCTTGCAGCCGTTGCACTGGCACCGGCAGGCTGAGCTGCCGGCTGCTTCGGCGCCTGATGATGCCACTGCATTTCCGCAGTGA